The Trinickia caryophylli genomic sequence GCCGTCGATATGAATTCGCCGATCGCCACGACTTGCGCAAGATCGACTCCTGTCTCGATGCCAAGCCCGTTCATCAGATACAGCACGTCCTCCGTCGCGACGTTGCCGGTGGCGCCTTTCGCGTAAGGGCAGCCGCCGAGGCCCGCCACGGATGCGTGAAAAATCTCGATGCCTTCGAGCAGCGATGCGTAGATGTTTGCGAGCGCCTGCCCATAAGTGTCATGGAAATGACCCGAAAGCCTTTCGCGCGGAAAGACCTTCGAAACAGCCGTATAGACTTCGCGCGTGCGCTTGGGCGTGCCAACGCCGATGGTATCGGCGATGTCGATTTCGTCGCAGCCGAGATCGGCCAGGCGCTGCACGACGTCGACGACCGCCGATACGGACACCTCGCCCTGATAGGGGCAGCCGAGCGCGCACGACACGCTACCGCGCAGGCGCAGGCCGTTGTCCTTGGCGGCGCGTGCGACGGGCTCGAACCGCTCGATGCTTTGCGCGATGCTGCAGTTGATGTTGCGCTCGGAAAACGCTTCGCTCGCCGCCCCGAAAATCACGACTTCGTCGGCCTTGGCCGCGAGCGCACCCTCGAGGCCTTTGAGGTTCGGTGTCAGCACCGAGTAGATCGTGCCGGCACGGCGCGCGATGCCGGCCATGACTTGCGCGCCGTCCGCCATCTGCGGCACCCATTTCGGCGAAACGAACGATGCGGCTTCGATATTGGCGAAGCCCGCAGCCGAGAGGCGATCGACGAGTTCGATCTTCACCGACGTGGAGACGAACTGCTTTTCGTTTTGCAGCCCGTCGCGTGGGCCCACTTCGACGATCTTGACTGCGCGAGGCAGGGACATGGCGTGTCTCCGGAATGGTTCGATTGGGAAGGCCGTTGGTTGACGACGAATGGTGCCGCGCGTGGACGATCAGTAACCACGCTCCAGATCGACGATGCCGCTGATCGGCTCGCCGTGCTGGAACGCGGCAATCTTCCGTGCGATCTGCGCCACCGCTTCGTCGCGCAGCGTCAGTGCCGAGATGTGCGGGGTAATCGTGATCCGCGGCTCCTGCCAGAAGGCGTGATCGGGCGGCAGCGGTTCCTGGACGAATACGTCGAGCGTGGCCGCGGCGATCCGGCCTTCGCGCAGCGCTTCGAGCAGATCGTTTTCGACAAGGTGGGCGCCTCGAGCAAGATTGACGAGATACGCGCCGTGCGCGAGCGGTGCGAACGTTCGGCGATTCAGAATACCTTCGGTCTCGGGGGTGCTCGGCAACAGGTTGACGAGTACGCGCGCGCCGGCAAGGCATGCATCGAGCCCATCGGCCGCGTAGGTGTCGATGCCGTCGAGCACTTTCTTGCCGCGGCTGTAGCCTCGCACCGGCAGGCCGAACGAGGCGAGGGTTTGCGCGACATGCGTGCCGAGCACGCCGAGACCGAGCACCGCCACGACGAACGAATCGCGCGCATGCGGCTCGAGCGGCTGCCACGCGCGCGCGCCGCCGCGCTGCGCGAGATCGTATTCGTCGAACCGGCGCATGTAGCGCAGCACCGCATGCGCGGCGTACTCGCTCATTTGTGCGGCCATGCCGGTATCTTCGAGCCGCACGATCGGCACGCCTGCCGGCAGTGTGCCGGGCGCTTCGCGCTCGAAGCGAAGAATGGCATCCACGCCGGCACCGAGATTGAATACCGCTTTCAAGCCGTCCCGCGGCGCGAAGAACTCGCGCGGTGGCCGCCAGACCACGCCGTAATCGGCAGGAGCCGCGTCGCCCGGTTGCCAGATGCGGATATCGGCGCCCGGCAGCGCATGTGCGAGCGATGCGAACCATGCCTCGGTTTCGGGCGCTTCGGGAGCGGAAAAAAGGATTCTCATGCGGAACGTGGCAAGGGCGCTCGGCCCCGGTAGCAATCGACGCCACCATTTTACGTGCTTGCACCGCGCGCCGCCCATTGGCCGTTCGGCTGAATAGGCGTGGTGGCTCGCCCGTGGGATAAAGCGAGGAACGAGAATGTCGGCGCTGCGGGGCGGCGGTGCTTTCGCCGCCGCACGCGTTTGCCGCAGCCCTCGTTTTCAAACTGCCAGGAATCGCACCATGAATATCGAAACAGTTTATCTAATGACCGAAAGCGGCCGCTTCGTTCACACGGAGCCCGACGGCGGCGCGCTGCGGATCAACAAAGACCGGGCGGACGCATTGTGCAAGCTGCAGGCAGGGTTCGACGACGTCGATCCGAAGGTCATCTTTCACAGCTCCGCAGCCGACCGCAAGTGGGTCGTCGGGCACGACCCGGCCACGCCGCACGTGCCGGACATCGTCGTGGCGCGTAAAGGCGAGTGGACCACGTTCACCTATCAGTTCGTGGACGACGCCCGCACGCTCATGACGTTGCGCGACGAAAGCGACCGCTATCTGCAGCGCGTGGACATCGGCCGCCCGTTCGAGCATCTTGCGGCAAGCACGGCGAGCGCCGAGGAAGCCGCGCGCTTCAGGTTGATCCGGTTCGCTTCCGACGATGCCTGACCGGCGGCGTATGCCGGGTGCCGGTTCGGCGCGGTACCGCCTGTGGCCTCAGTTGCCTTCGGGCGAGCAGCACGGAGCGGCCGGCAGCGTATCGGCACCTTGGGCGTGGATACCGAGCCTCTCGAGCAGTCTGCGGTCGCTGTCGGCCTGCGGATTGCCCGTCGTCAGCAGTACGTCGCCATAAAAGATCGAATTCGCGCCGGCAAGGAAGCACAGTGCCTGCAAGCCGTCGTCCATCTGCTG encodes the following:
- a CDS encoding hydroxymethylglutaryl-CoA lyase: MSLPRAVKIVEVGPRDGLQNEKQFVSTSVKIELVDRLSAAGFANIEAASFVSPKWVPQMADGAQVMAGIARRAGTIYSVLTPNLKGLEGALAAKADEVVIFGAASEAFSERNINCSIAQSIERFEPVARAAKDNGLRLRGSVSCALGCPYQGEVSVSAVVDVVQRLADLGCDEIDIADTIGVGTPKRTREVYTAVSKVFPRERLSGHFHDTYGQALANIYASLLEGIEIFHASVAGLGGCPYAKGATGNVATEDVLYLMNGLGIETGVDLAQVVAIGEFISTAVGRPNVSRAGRALLAKAKSTDEPQ
- a CDS encoding 2-hydroxyacid dehydrogenase, whose product is MRILFSAPEAPETEAWFASLAHALPGADIRIWQPGDAAPADYGVVWRPPREFFAPRDGLKAVFNLGAGVDAILRFEREAPGTLPAGVPIVRLEDTGMAAQMSEYAAHAVLRYMRRFDEYDLAQRGGARAWQPLEPHARDSFVVAVLGLGVLGTHVAQTLASFGLPVRGYSRGKKVLDGIDTYAADGLDACLAGARVLVNLLPSTPETEGILNRRTFAPLAHGAYLVNLARGAHLVENDLLEALREGRIAAATLDVFVQEPLPPDHAFWQEPRITITPHISALTLRDEAVAQIARKIAAFQHGEPISGIVDLERGY